DNA sequence from the Capsicum annuum cultivar UCD-10X-F1 unplaced genomic scaffold, UCD10Xv1.1 ctg20187, whole genome shotgun sequence genome:
CCACATTGCTCCAAGTTTCAGAAGCTGAAGCCTTTTGGGGCTTACTGCCTGATCCTGCTAGCATCGATTCCAAACCAATGAGCCTAGCAACCAAACTTGGAGCTTTCATTTCGCGCTTGCTTTCACAACGTGTATCGGTCATACCATTATTCTTTGCGTTTGGAAAAGCCCCACTGTTCTCATCAGCAATCTACATTGTTCATACAAGaactaaaaacaataaaaacaaaaactttccTGGCTAAAATCTGagacaatagaagaaaaagaaagcaaaatgTGGGAGTATAGTTCAAGAAATGAGGACCAAACGAAGCTTTGGCTGCTTCTCATCCCCTCCAAAGTTTTTTGAAGCTTGTTTCAAGCAAGCTATAAGAATGcaacacaaaaaaagaaataatttagcccTCTAGCTAGAATCACCTTCAAGAAATTAACCATTCTGCTTTAAAAATGAGTGGAATGTAGTAGTAGCTAACGTGGTGAAAGCAGTTTCTTTTGAAACAGCTTCTTGGCAAATCTACGGTTCCGATCAAAGAGCTGAAAGAAAATGCCCACACAACCACAAGGCCTTTGAGGTTGTCTCTCATTCATTTCTCTAGCTGAGCTATCATTCATCCttcaaaaattcggctggcctcagtagtttgtgtgcaggaaattttcctacacatttaccattcccaaatatcccggccaccgttttatagtttcaaacatgctcgattatatccgaaacctatccgttttt
Encoded proteins:
- the LOC124890565 gene encoding uncharacterized protein LOC124890565 translates to MNDSSAREMNERQPQRPCGCVGIFFQLFDRNRRFAKKLFQKKLLSPPCLKQASKNFGGDEKQPKLRLIADENSGAFPNAKNNGMTDTRCESKREMKAPSLVARLIGLESMLAGSGSKPQKASASETW